The following is a genomic window from Bombina bombina isolate aBomBom1 chromosome 3, aBomBom1.pri, whole genome shotgun sequence.
tgtatatacacatattaacaaataaatatatatgtatatacacatattaacaaataaatatatatgtatattctcatattaacaaataaatatatatgtatatacacatattaacaaataaatatatatgtatatatacacatgttaacaaataaatatatatgtatatacacatattaacaaataaatatatatgtatatacacatattaacacataaatatatatgtatatacacatattaacaaataaatatatatgtatatacacatattaacacataaatatatatgtatatacacatattaacaaataaatatatatgtatatacacatattaacacataaatatatatgtatatacacatattaacaaataaatatatatgtatatactcatattaacaaataaatatatatgtatatacacatattaacaaataaatatatatgtatatacacatattaacacataaatatatatgtatatacacatattaacaaataaatatatatgtatatactcatattaacaaataaatatatatgtatatacacatattaacaaataaatatatatgtatatacacatattaacaaataaatatatatgtatattctcatattaacaaataaatatatatgtatatacacatattaacaaataaatatatatgtatatacacatgttaacacataaatatatatgtatatacacatattaacaaataaatatatatgtatatacacatattaacaaataaatatatatgtatatacacatattaacaaataaatatatatgtatatacacatgttaacaaataaatatatatgtatatacacatgttaacaaataaatatatatgtatatacacatattaacaaataaatatatatgtatatacacatattaacaaataaatatatatgtatatattcctatgcatatatatttatattttctgcccatcgctgcacaacttaccccctttgctgcgctagttcacATGCCGTGTCTtacagcatgagaacgagactcccattggagcctaagaagcgtgctcttgtgagtgcaaagcttccttacaatgtgaacacgagcttgtttgcatgcgctggtattactcagttgagcgcaaatatgaATCAATTACTTCAAATTACTGTATGTTACATTTATTTGTTACATAAGAAAGACATTTATGTAGTtattataaagggacactgaacccacattttttatttcatgattcagatagagcataaaattttaagcaattttctaatttactcctattattaatttttcctcattctcttgctatctttattttaaaagcaggaatgtaaatcttagcagccagccaattttaggttcagcaccatggatagcgcttgcttattggaggcttacatttacccaccaataagcaagcataacccaggttctcaaccaaaaatggtccggcttctatcaCATCAcacaaaaaatttgggtacagtgtccctttaacttctaatataaaatgttctttgtttctttggtattctttgttgaagagatccctaggtaggcatctggagcattacatggcaggaaatagtgctgctatttagtgctctttTAAAtgctaacattcttgcaaaacagctgccatatagtgctccagacatatgcctgctcctgagcttacatccctgctataccaagagaatgaagaaaatttgataataggaggaaattagaaagcgTTTTcaatttgcctgctctatctgaatcacaaaataaatattttgggtttcatttccctttacgtTTTCAAACACAGACTGGAACGCCAAGCTTGTAAAGCATCAGCGCAAGAAATTATATCCATGAGTCCAATTTTAAGGTTCAGTTttgtgaaatttaaagggacagtcaacaccagaattgttgttgtttaaaaagaaagataatcccttaattaccaattccccagttttgcataaccaaaacagttataataatacacgttttacctctgtaattaacttgtatctaagcctcagcagactgcccccttattacagttcttttgacagacttgcattttagccaatcagagctgactccatggtaaattcacaagcatgagctcaacgttatctatatcaaacacatgaactaatgccctctagtggtgaaaaactatcaaaatgcatttagattagaggcggcctacaaggtctaagaaattagcatatgaacctcctaggtttagctttcaactaagaataccaagagagatcCAGGCACCTGAAGAGCACAGGTCTTTCCTCAAGGTTGTACAATTAGAAGGGCCAAAGTCAGGAGCCACTACAATGGCAGAATGTGCTGCAGCAACTGGAgatttatattcttgcttttcctcTGATGTTCACCAGATAGGACTGAATCATCTTCTTGTCAACCAAGTGGAAGCTTGTCTCCCTTCAGCTCATCACAAGGACTTCCAACGGGGCTCTGTACAAGAAAAGATGAGCGGTGATCTCAGCTCACTACACACCGAGGTACAGAAGGATCAGCAGGTCACAGTCACCTCCAGCTCTGCCCCAGAGCCACTGCCCCAACGCAGAAAGAGAACAGTCTACCGCCAGGCACAGCTGGATGCCCTAGAGCAGTTCTTCCAAAGCAACATGTACCCAGACATCCACCACCGGGAGTACCTGGCTACACAGATTAATTTACCTGAGTCAAGGATACATGTCTGGTTCCAGAACAGGAGAGCAAAGGTCAGACGTGATGGGCGCAATTCTACCCTGTTTCCTATGCTTAGAGAGCAATGTTCAAGCACCCCAGTAGTCAACAAGGACATTTCCTCTTCTTTGACAATGTCCCATCTTTCAAAGGCTTGGTGTCAGCAGGAAAAATTACATGAACCACCTCATCAAGACCAACCAGAGTGGAAATCAAAGCAATATTTTGGTAACCAATCTCATGAAACGTCACATACTATGAGCAGGCAGAAGATTCTAGTGCACCATCTCAACACATCATCCAGTGTGTTATCTGCAAATCGCACTGGGAACTGGCACAATGTGAACAGAGGTAGACCCGTAATCGCTGGCTTTCAAAACAAAGTGATGGACCTCAGTGTTAGACATGTATCTATGAATGCTGATTTCAAGATAGACTATGATAATTTCCCTCCCAATAGGACCATTGGACCAGAGATGAATGTAGTAATTCCACCAATCCCAAGTTCAAAATCGTCAACAGATGAAAAGAGAAATACTgatttcacaaagaagaagccacacTTGACTATTGGCTACAATGGACAATACACTTCCTTTCCAGGCTCTGGAGATAGTGACAGATCTACAGATCTTAAAACA
Proteins encoded in this region:
- the LOC128652348 gene encoding homeobox protein Mix.1-like, whose product is MAECAAATGDLYSCFSSDVHQIGLNHLLVNQVEACLPSAHHKDFQRGSVQEKMSGDLSSLHTEVQKDQQVTVTSSSAPEPLPQRRKRTVYRQAQLDALEQFFQSNMYPDIHHREYLATQINLPESRIHVWFQNRRAKVRRDGRNSTLFPMLREQCSSTPVVNKDISSSLTMSHLSKAWCQQEKLHEPPHQDQPEWKSKQYFGNQSHETSHTMSRQKILVHHLNTSSSVLSANRTGNWHNVNRGRPVIAGFQNKVMDLSVRHVSMNADFKIDYDNFPPNRTIGPEMNVVIPPIPSSKSSTDEKRNTDFTKKKPHLTIGYNGQYTSFPGSGDSDRSTDLKTDWKRRSLISVYHHLD